The Verrucomicrobiia bacterium sequence GACATTGAGAATTTGTTGCACTTTGCTCGTGATAATTCAATTAATTTAACTGTGGTCGGGCCTGAAGCACCATTGTGTTTGGGAATTGTAGATCGTTTTCGAAAAGCTGGCTTGAAAATTTTTGGACCGACTCAGGAAGCAGCCCGATTAGAAGGGGATAAAGCGTTTACTAAACGATTGCTGCATTGTTATCATTTGCCGACGGCTTTTGCAGAAATTTTTTCGGATTGTTCAGAGGCCAAAACTTATCTTAGTAAAACCACTTTCCCACGAGTTATTAAAGCTAACGGTTTGGCGAGTGGCAAAGGTAGTTGGATCGTTCATAATTCGAGTGAGGCTTACGCAGTGGTTGACCGATTGATGGGAGAAAAAATTTTTGGCGTGGCCGGTGAAACTATTTTGATTGAGGAATTTTTGCGAGGGGAAGAGTTTTCTTTGCATTTGTTGGTGTCTGGGAAGCAATTTATTATTTTGCCTTTGGTCAGGGATTACAAGCGATTAGAAAATCGTGATCAAGGACCCAATACGGGGGGGATGGGCGCATGCGGTCCTTTGGATAATGTTTCTGAAAAGGAGTTGAAAGCGGAGATTGTGGAACCGTTATTAGACGCTTTGGAGAAGAAAAAAATTCATTATCAGGGTGTGCTTTATGTGGGTTTAATGAAGACGGCAGAGGGTTTGAAAATTTTGGAATTGAATTGTCGTTTTGGTGATCCCGAGATTTTGGTTTTGGCACAAATTTTGTCAGGAAATTGGTTGGAAGTTTTTCAAAATTTAGCGCAAGGAAAGTTGAGGGAGAAAAATTTTTTGCAAGTTCAAGGATTTAGCGTAGCGGTGGTGAAAGCGATGAAGGGTTATCCTAGTTTTAGTCAGAAGGAGCAAAGGATCATGTTGCCCGAAGAAACCTCGGGGATAAAAATTTTTCATGCGGGAACGCATCAAAAACAAGGGCGACTCTTTACTCGAGGTGGTCGTATTTTAGCTTTATCGGCTTGGGGTGCGACGAGAAAAGGGGCAAAAATAAAAGTCGACACGTTGATTAATGAACGAAATTTTGATGATGAAATTTATCGTTCCGATATTGCTGCAGATTGGCTAGGATAAAAAGATATGGTGAAAATTCGGTTATTGATATTGATAGGCTGCGTGGTTGCTTTGATGGGAAGGGCAGAAATCCAGTCGACAGAAGAGCTTTTAACTTTGCTTCGTTCCAATTACGTGGATGCGCAGGCTTTGGATGCAACGGTACTAAATGAAGCATTGATTGTAGGGTTAAAAAAGAAGATAGAGCGAGGGTTTGAGGTGAGTTCAGAATCTTTGAGTGAATCGCTCTCTTTTTTCCAGAATTTTCAGGAGAGGAATGTTGTTTTTAATCAACGCTCTTTTTTATTATTACAATTTCTTAGCGATAAAAAAAATGAAAGGAATGCGAAGGATTATCGTAATCGATTAATGAGTCGCTTAAAAAGTCAACCGCCGGCAGGAATTGTGATTGACGTGCGAGGTTGGAAAGATCTTTTTCATTATAATGAATTAGCACAATTTCTTTCGTTTTGGGTTTCTAAAAATAGTTCTTTGTTCGGTTTGGCTGCCTCAGATGAAACAGAAAAATTTTATCAATCCCAAGATGAGCCAATAAATGTTGTGATTCCTATTGTAGTGATTGTGAATGAAGACACGCGAGGAGTTGGCGAGGTGATGGCGGAATCATTGCGTCGCAATAAACGGGCTGTGATTGTGGGCACGCAATCGGCTGGGATGGCAGTGCAAATATCAGAATGGATGGGCGCTCGCGATTCATTTTATCGTATTCCCACGCAGCGAGCGGTGTTTGCCAATAAAGAAGTGCCATTTTCTGGCAAGGTAGAGGCAGATGTGAAGGTGGCGATTGATTTGGATGAAGAGCGTTTCATTTTGCAGCAGGAAGCTGCAAGCGATGATTTGACTGCATTTATTTTTGATGAAGAAAAAGAAGTAAAAAATAATGAGGCGGCATTGGTGGAAAAGAAAGACGTTGCTCAAGAAAAATCTAAGCCAGCTCAATCCAGTGAAGAGAAAAGACAAGCGAGCGATATTGCTTTGCGCACGGGGTTGGATATTTTATTGGGGAGTCAAATTTTGAAAAATCTTTAAAAAGGAATTGGCAATCTTGACGACTGCTTTAGTTTGTAATGAAAGTTAAGCCCATAAAATATTGTTCATGAATCGAAAAAAGATTCTTTTTGTTTGTACAG is a genomic window containing:
- the purD gene encoding phosphoribosylamine--glycine ligase; this translates as MRVLVVGNGAREHALCWRLSDYCEKLFCAPGNSGTGSLAENVTIEADDIENLLHFARDNSINLTVVGPEAPLCLGIVDRFRKAGLKIFGPTQEAARLEGDKAFTKRLLHCYHLPTAFAEIFSDCSEAKTYLSKTTFPRVIKANGLASGKGSWIVHNSSEAYAVVDRLMGEKIFGVAGETILIEEFLRGEEFSLHLLVSGKQFIILPLVRDYKRLENRDQGPNTGGMGACGPLDNVSEKELKAEIVEPLLDALEKKKIHYQGVLYVGLMKTAEGLKILELNCRFGDPEILVLAQILSGNWLEVFQNLAQGKLREKNFLQVQGFSVAVVKAMKGYPSFSQKEQRIMLPEETSGIKIFHAGTHQKQGRLFTRGGRILALSAWGATRKGAKIKVDTLINERNFDDEIYRSDIAADWLG